The following proteins come from a genomic window of Portunus trituberculatus isolate SZX2019 chromosome 35, ASM1759143v1, whole genome shotgun sequence:
- the LOC123513182 gene encoding FYVE and coiled-coil domain-containing protein 1-like isoform X3 — MASNKKPVGVNFEKILQSLQGDVQEMKTEYDETCLPINDDNKHLHQFCDRLEFIFNFNMIEGSSFLSGRKDVWQYFCKCLANRRNIHDGLKIVKANTELKTSIGRFRCFVRYCLVHQCLGDVAQQCVDNKNITRQFYQEGALTLNLQLLPTLLGCLYQLCDIPFDLPPSGHDLDVSWPTFTRLGAAGGWRPPSRTMSLSSLYSHVSQLSEAVGIQSPNSPTMAPVGEDDPQGIIDSALAMEENTSEVAVLNQRLISLEQDNDMLRASCSALQSQLDQVKSTDAVVPSTGMGENSQVISSANDRCHQCELLTEELRVTKSQNEDLENLRRQLEEQVCSLQLQQDQFEAQEKDLNSEIKCLQEKLNQAHIASRTLDSCVSGVTETDNVPDLPVVTVGSEKTQVPDSDGSESHVATDSTVSAQESLEQCQSMLRELEKENKLLQEQCNAAEVEKTMLRTNIRKVSANWFERKTRLSDSDSESHLGGEGLSVHQDFSCSKNEIGVQVPDFVPEKCSLFKKMEDVPNLLAELSYTTDKLDLTERMCSELKRRVKEYENVIDDQEVVIHGLKDQLDTYFNDNRKMSEQLRTLNKLFEDLELTEKRKVNNVNPPDTISTVFSSLPSEEDFKEMSHSVSKTYTKLKELIMEKKSLVTEIERLKVLNVELQRRVSQQENRLLSVSDALHSTWLLVSDMKEQHAQLHASESILRYELKDKKELLHRLREELECSREQWHKIRKMNSESEEAWNSLREELNERRRKANEVVSPDSEGKEKEEIEGATAVVQPSDEFEPPVDLLLDMAIEYGIIDADDDASTAMVAAMEGEDMHASRLEDLEDQCSYLYQKLMASTARSLTLASRLTALHQHYGSSDEDEDEEDEDDDDDDMDDEYDNHDYEELDNNDIHNFDSEILSPEPESSDTAYMSEADTGSAASGLAGNLSEEEGATAAGSADEAFTAMEEATDVEGDLSKRLINFLPKKIEILNQENKKLQERCRLLQEEKTASETHLTEMLEREQNLRRVLEAKLEHLGKIVDELKLERNGKISEVEEELKQKVASLNQQEQEYECLKEEVDTLKEQLEERGNLLHIASSRVTELESTLKVHEKSSEETFNCLKQAEEQVKELQITHSKQNQEHEKMKKEIETLTVQLADLRFQVSSKDMECDAAIKADQEKTEALTAAALQINEQEAKINHLEQQATTDKKAWQNEVENLLSRETKLQEDIKERNLHCSSIEERLLQAEAKLKVTQNTLTETQGELKSTQDNSTQLSSDNEQLREKILQLLSKRVRVCDDCFSVQAELAAIVATVANTTSSWHGSDETSEQSATGVQASSSAKSLPITNRQPNDDDFAVISDDEVQSSRLSSSPSSGSPPSNPEVVPETRATADILTFSSLSSQPPTDFEAWVGAGSRSLVPVELPAGVTLQWNFVSEPKCISFSVLHQPPPLNNQEPGDEGVSVSQRVLIPTTRVASTQGSSVRGRLVTKQPGVYTLVFDNASSRYTAKKITYSLRLLKQSGEDSMSQHPSSSSVSHPSP; from the exons GTGATGTTCAGGAGATGAAGACAGAGTATGATGAAACATGTCTGCCTATAAATGATGACAATAAGCATCTTCACCAGTTTTGTGATCGACTGGAGTTCATCTTTAACTTTAATATGATAG AGGGTAGCAGTTTTCTGAGTGGACGGAAGGATGTATGGCAGTATTTCTGTAAAtgtttagccaatagacgcaacATTCATGATGGGCTTAAAATCGTCAAGGCAAATACTGAG CTGAAGACTAGTATAGGCCGTTTCCGCTGCTTTGTGCGGTACTGTCTCGTGCACCAGTGTTTGGGTGACGTAGCTCAGCAATGTGTTGACAACAAAAACATAACACGTCAGTTCTACCAAGAAGGTGCCCTGACCCTCAACCTGCAACTCCTCCCCACTCTCCTTGGCTGCTTGTACCAGCTTTGTGATATTCCATTTGATCTTCCACCCTCTGGCCATGATCTGGATGTCTCATGGCCCACCTTCACCAG gctTGGAGCAGCAGGTGGATGGAGACCCCCAAGCCGCACCatgtcactctcctctctctattctcaCGTCTCGCAG CTGAGTGAGGCTGTGGGTATACAGTCCCCAAACAGCCCCACCATGGCTCCTGTGGGTGAGGATGACCCTCAGGGAATCATAGACTCTGCATTGGCCATGGAAGAGAACACCTCAGAGGTAGCTGTCCTTAACCAACGCCTGATTTCCCTTGAACAGGACAATGACATGCTGCGTGCATCATGTTCTGCCCTTCAGTCCCAGTTAGATCAG GTTAAGAGTACAGATGCAGTAGTGCCGTCCACTGGTATGGGTGAGAATAGTCAGGTAATTTCCTCAGCAAATGACAGATGTCATCAGTGTGAACTCTTGACTGAGGAACTGAGGGTCACCAAGTCTCAGAATGAGGACTTGGAGAATCTCAGACGCCAACTGGAAGAACAGGTCTGTTCTCTCCAGTTACAGCAAGATCAGTTTGAAGCTCAAGAAAAAGATCTTAACAGTGAGATTAAATGCTTGCAAGAAAAACTGAACCAGGCACATATTGCCAGTAGAACTTTAGACAGTTGTGTGTCAGGTGTGACAGAAACAGACAATGTGCCAGATTTGCCTGTTGTAACTGTTGGGTCAGAAAAAACACAAGTACCAGACTCTGACGGGTCAGAGTCTCACGTTGCCACAGACTCCACAGTCAGTGCTCAGGAATCATTGGAACAGTGCCAATCAATGTTAAGGGagctggagaaagaaaacaagctgCTACAG GAGCAGTGTAATGCTGCAGAGGTAGAGAAGACCATGCTGAGAACAAATATAAGGAAGGTGAGTGCTAACTGGTTTGAACGCAAGACTCGACTGAGTGATAGTGACTCCGAGTCTCACCTAGGTGGTGAAGGCCTCTCTGTGCATCAGGACTTCTCTTGTAGCAAAAATGAGATTGGGGTGCAGGTGCCAGATTTTGTGCCAGAGAAGTGTAGTTTGTTTAAGAAAATGGAGGATGTTCCCAATCTTTTAGCAGAACTCTCATATACTACAGACAAACTTGATCTCACTGAGAGAATGTGTAGTGAACTTAAAAGGCGtgtaaaagaatatgaaaatgttattGATGATCAAGAAGTAGTTATTCATGGCTTAAAAGATCAACTAGATACTTATTTCAATGATAACCGAAAAATGTCAGAACAGCTACGTACCTTAAACAAACTGTTTGAAGATCTTGAGTTgactgagaaaagaaaagtgaacaaTGTCAATCCTCCAGACACCATCAGTACAGTGTTTAGTAGCCTTCCTTCAGAGGAAGACTTTAAGGAAATGTCACATAGTGTCAGCAAAACCTACACTAAATTAAAAGAGCTTATTATGGAGAAGAAATCCCTTGTTACTGAAATTGAGAGATTAAAAGTTCTTAATGTTGAGTTGCAGCGACGGGTGAGTCAGCAGGAAAATAGGCTTCTGAGTGTGTCTGATGCATTGCATTCCACCTGGCTGCTAGTGTCTGACATGAAGGAGCAGCATGCTCAGCTACATGCCTCTGAGTCCATCCTGCGTTATGAActgaaagacaagaaggagcTGCTTCATCGCCTACGGGAGGAGCTAGAATGCTCTCGTGAACAGTGGCATAAAATCAGAAAAATGAACTctgagagtgaggaagcctgGAATAGTCTAAGAGAGGAACTGAATGAGAGGAGACGCAAAGCTAATGAAGTAGTTTCTCCtgacagtgaagggaaggaaaaagaggagattgAAGGAGCCACTGCAGTTGTACAACCTTCAGATGAGTTTGAGCCACCCGTGGACCTCTTGTTAGACATGGCAATTGAATATGGGATtattgatgctgatgatgatgcttcCACAGCCATGGTAGCAGCTATGGAGGGGGAAGATATGCATGCATCTCGCTTAGAGGATCTGGAAGACCAGTGCAGTTACCTTTATCAAAAGTTAATGGCTTCCACAGCAAGATCTCTGACTTTAGCATCCAGGTTAACTGCCCTGCACCAACACTATGGTTCaagtgatgaggatgaggatgaggaggatgaagatgatgatgatgatgacatggATGATGAATATGACAATCATGACTATGAAGAACTTGACAATAATGATATTCACAATTTTGATTCTGAGATTTTAAGTCCAGAACCTGAAAGTTCAGACACGGCATACATGAGTGAGGCAGACACAGGTTCAGCTGCCTCAGGCCTTGCTGGGAATCTCTCTGAGGAAGAGGGAGCCACAGCTGCAGGAAGTGCTGATGAAGCTTTTACTGCTATGGAAGAAGCTACGGATGTAGAAGGTGATCTTAGCAAGCGCCTTATTAATTTCTTgccaaaaaaaatagagattctTAATCAAGAGAACAAGAAGTTGCAGGAGCGATGTAGGTTGCTTCAGGAAGAGAAGACTGCTTCAGAGACTCACCTAACTGAGATGCTGGAGAGGGAGCAGAATCTCAGGCGTGTGCTGGAAGCAAAGCTGGAGCACTTGGGAAAAATTGTTGATGAACTCAAGCTTGAACGAAATGGCAAG ATCAGTGAAGTTGAGGAGGAGCTGAAGCAGAAGGTGGCTTCCCTCAATCAGCAGGAGCAAGAGTATGAATGTCTAAAGGAGGAAGTTGACACCTTGAAGGAACAGCTGGAAGAGCGAGGAAATCTGCTGCACATTGCTTCCAGCCGTGTTACTGAG cttgaaTCTACCCTAAAAGTACATGAGAAAAGCTCTGAAGAGACATTTAATTGCTTGAAACAGGCAGAAGAGCAG GTGAAGGAGTTGCAGATTACTCATAGTAAACAGAACCAAGAgcatgagaaaatgaagaaagaaatagagaccCTGACTGTACAACTTGCAGATCTCAGATTCCAGGTTTCCTCTAAAGATATGGAGTGTGATGCTGCAATCAAG GCAGACCAAGAAAAAACGGAGGctctcactgctgctgctttgcAAATCAATGAGCAAGAGGCTAAGATTAACCACTTGGAGCAACAGGCAACAACAGATAAGAAAGCTTGGCAAAATGAGGTGGAGAACTTGTTATCTAGGGAGACCAAGCTACAAGAAGACATCAAAGAAAGGAATCTTCATTGCTCTTCCATTGAAGAGAGGCTCCTGCAG GCTGAGGCAAAGCTGAAGGTGACACAGAACACTCTTACTGAGACCCAGGGTGAACTGAAGTCCACACAggacaactcaactcaactttCCAGTGACAATGAGCAGCTCagagaaaaaatattgcaaTTACTAAG CAAGCGTGTAAGGGTATGCGATGACTGTTTCTCCGTCCAGGCTGAACTGGCAGCCATTGTTGCCACTGTTGCCAACACCACGTCATCATGGCATGGAA GTGATGAAACCTCAGAACAAAGTGCAACAGGAGTTCAGGCTTCTAGTAGTGCAAAGTCACTCCCCATCACTAACAGACAGCcaaatgatgatgattttgCAGTAATATCAGATGATGAAGTTCAAAGTTCCAGATTATCCTCCAGCCCCAGCAGTGGCTCTCCTCCAAGTAATCCTGAAGTTGTTCCAGAAACTCGGGCTACAGCAGACATcctcaccttttcctccctctcctctcaaccACCCACTGATTTTGAg GCTTGGGTGGGAGCAGGGTCAAGGTCACTGGTGCCTGTTGAGTTACCAGCTGGAGTTACACTTCAATGGAATTTCGTCTCTGAACCTAAA TGCATATCATTCTCCGTATTGCATCAACCTCCACCACTTAATAACCAAGAACCAGGAGATGAGGGAGTTTCAGTCAGTCAGCGAGTGTTGATTCCTACCACAAGGGTTGCTTCAACTCAAGGTTCTTCAGTAAGAGGTCGCTTAGTGACCAAACAGCCTGGAGTGTACACACTTGTGTTTGACAATGCTTCTTCAAG GTACACTGCTAAGAAAATAACTTACAGTCTCAGACTTCTTAAACAAAGTGGTGAAGATTCTATGTCTCAACATCCCTCTTCATCATCAGTCTCCCACCCATCACCTTGA
- the LOC123513182 gene encoding FYVE and coiled-coil domain-containing protein 1-like isoform X1 encodes MASNKKPVGVNFEKILQSLQGDVQEMKTEYDETCLPINDDNKHLHQFCDRLEFIFNFNMIEGSSFLSGRKDVWQYFCKCLANRRNIHDGLKIVKANTELKTSIGRFRCFVRYCLVHQCLGDVAQQCVDNKNITRQFYQEGALTLNLQLLPTLLGCLYQLCDIPFDLPPSGHDLDVSWPTFTRLGAAGGWRPPSRTMSLSSLYSHVSQLSEAVGIQSPNSPTMAPVGEDDPQGIIDSALAMEENTSEVAVLNQRLISLEQDNDMLRASCSALQSQLDQVKSTDAVVPSTGMGENSQVISSANDRCHQCELLTEELRVTKSQNEDLENLRRQLEEQVCSLQLQQDQFEAQEKDLNSEIKCLQEKLNQAHIASRTLDSCVSGVTETDNVPDLPVVTVGSEKTQVPDSDGSESHVATDSTVSAQESLEQCQSMLRELEKENKLLQEQCNAAEVEKTMLRTNIRKVSANWFERKTRLSDSDSESHLGGEGLSVHQDFSCSKNEIGVQVPDFVPEKCSLFKKMEDVPNLLAELSYTTDKLDLTERMCSELKRRVKEYENVIDDQEVVIHGLKDQLDTYFNDNRKMSEQLRTLNKLFEDLELTEKRKVNNVNPPDTISTVFSSLPSEEDFKEMSHSVSKTYTKLKELIMEKKSLVTEIERLKVLNVELQRRVSQQENRLLSVSDALHSTWLLVSDMKEQHAQLHASESILRYELKDKKELLHRLREELECSREQWHKIRKMNSESEEAWNSLREELNERRRKANEVVSPDSEGKEKEEIEGATAVVQPSDEFEPPVDLLLDMAIEYGIIDADDDASTAMVAAMEGEDMHASRLEDLEDQCSYLYQKLMASTARSLTLASRLTALHQHYGSSDEDEDEEDEDDDDDDMDDEYDNHDYEELDNNDIHNFDSEILSPEPESSDTAYMSEADTGSAASGLAGNLSEEEGATAAGSADEAFTAMEEATDVEGDLSKRLINFLPKKIEILNQENKKLQERCRLLQEEKTASETHLTEMLEREQNLRRVLEAKLEHLGKIVDELKLERNGKISEVEEELKQKVASLNQQEQEYECLKEEVDTLKEQLEERGNLLHIASSRVTELESTLKVHEKSSEETFNCLKQAEEQVKELQITHSKQNQEHEKMKKEIETLTVQLADLRFQVSSKDMECDAAIKADQEKTEALTAAALQINEQEAKINHLEQQATTDKKAWQNEVENLLSRETKLQEDIKERNLHCSSIEERLLQAEAKLKVTQNTLTETQGELKSTQDNSTQLSSDNEQLREKILQLLREKDALWHANVRLEAAAGGNRTWMDNSSAQKCLGCSVSFSLTRRRHHCRTCGRIFCTGCSDNWIMTPASSKRVRVCDDCFSVQAELAAIVATVANTTSSWHGSDETSEQSATGVQASSSAKSLPITNRQPNDDDFAVISDDEVQSSRLSSSPSSGSPPSNPEVVPETRATADILTFSSLSSQPPTDFEAWVGAGSRSLVPVELPAGVTLQWNFVSEPKCISFSVLHQPPPLNNQEPGDEGVSVSQRVLIPTTRVASTQGSSVRGRLVTKQPGVYTLVFDNASSRYTAKKITYSLRLLKQSGEDSMSQHPSSSSVSHPSP; translated from the exons GTGATGTTCAGGAGATGAAGACAGAGTATGATGAAACATGTCTGCCTATAAATGATGACAATAAGCATCTTCACCAGTTTTGTGATCGACTGGAGTTCATCTTTAACTTTAATATGATAG AGGGTAGCAGTTTTCTGAGTGGACGGAAGGATGTATGGCAGTATTTCTGTAAAtgtttagccaatagacgcaacATTCATGATGGGCTTAAAATCGTCAAGGCAAATACTGAG CTGAAGACTAGTATAGGCCGTTTCCGCTGCTTTGTGCGGTACTGTCTCGTGCACCAGTGTTTGGGTGACGTAGCTCAGCAATGTGTTGACAACAAAAACATAACACGTCAGTTCTACCAAGAAGGTGCCCTGACCCTCAACCTGCAACTCCTCCCCACTCTCCTTGGCTGCTTGTACCAGCTTTGTGATATTCCATTTGATCTTCCACCCTCTGGCCATGATCTGGATGTCTCATGGCCCACCTTCACCAG gctTGGAGCAGCAGGTGGATGGAGACCCCCAAGCCGCACCatgtcactctcctctctctattctcaCGTCTCGCAG CTGAGTGAGGCTGTGGGTATACAGTCCCCAAACAGCCCCACCATGGCTCCTGTGGGTGAGGATGACCCTCAGGGAATCATAGACTCTGCATTGGCCATGGAAGAGAACACCTCAGAGGTAGCTGTCCTTAACCAACGCCTGATTTCCCTTGAACAGGACAATGACATGCTGCGTGCATCATGTTCTGCCCTTCAGTCCCAGTTAGATCAG GTTAAGAGTACAGATGCAGTAGTGCCGTCCACTGGTATGGGTGAGAATAGTCAGGTAATTTCCTCAGCAAATGACAGATGTCATCAGTGTGAACTCTTGACTGAGGAACTGAGGGTCACCAAGTCTCAGAATGAGGACTTGGAGAATCTCAGACGCCAACTGGAAGAACAGGTCTGTTCTCTCCAGTTACAGCAAGATCAGTTTGAAGCTCAAGAAAAAGATCTTAACAGTGAGATTAAATGCTTGCAAGAAAAACTGAACCAGGCACATATTGCCAGTAGAACTTTAGACAGTTGTGTGTCAGGTGTGACAGAAACAGACAATGTGCCAGATTTGCCTGTTGTAACTGTTGGGTCAGAAAAAACACAAGTACCAGACTCTGACGGGTCAGAGTCTCACGTTGCCACAGACTCCACAGTCAGTGCTCAGGAATCATTGGAACAGTGCCAATCAATGTTAAGGGagctggagaaagaaaacaagctgCTACAG GAGCAGTGTAATGCTGCAGAGGTAGAGAAGACCATGCTGAGAACAAATATAAGGAAGGTGAGTGCTAACTGGTTTGAACGCAAGACTCGACTGAGTGATAGTGACTCCGAGTCTCACCTAGGTGGTGAAGGCCTCTCTGTGCATCAGGACTTCTCTTGTAGCAAAAATGAGATTGGGGTGCAGGTGCCAGATTTTGTGCCAGAGAAGTGTAGTTTGTTTAAGAAAATGGAGGATGTTCCCAATCTTTTAGCAGAACTCTCATATACTACAGACAAACTTGATCTCACTGAGAGAATGTGTAGTGAACTTAAAAGGCGtgtaaaagaatatgaaaatgttattGATGATCAAGAAGTAGTTATTCATGGCTTAAAAGATCAACTAGATACTTATTTCAATGATAACCGAAAAATGTCAGAACAGCTACGTACCTTAAACAAACTGTTTGAAGATCTTGAGTTgactgagaaaagaaaagtgaacaaTGTCAATCCTCCAGACACCATCAGTACAGTGTTTAGTAGCCTTCCTTCAGAGGAAGACTTTAAGGAAATGTCACATAGTGTCAGCAAAACCTACACTAAATTAAAAGAGCTTATTATGGAGAAGAAATCCCTTGTTACTGAAATTGAGAGATTAAAAGTTCTTAATGTTGAGTTGCAGCGACGGGTGAGTCAGCAGGAAAATAGGCTTCTGAGTGTGTCTGATGCATTGCATTCCACCTGGCTGCTAGTGTCTGACATGAAGGAGCAGCATGCTCAGCTACATGCCTCTGAGTCCATCCTGCGTTATGAActgaaagacaagaaggagcTGCTTCATCGCCTACGGGAGGAGCTAGAATGCTCTCGTGAACAGTGGCATAAAATCAGAAAAATGAACTctgagagtgaggaagcctgGAATAGTCTAAGAGAGGAACTGAATGAGAGGAGACGCAAAGCTAATGAAGTAGTTTCTCCtgacagtgaagggaaggaaaaagaggagattgAAGGAGCCACTGCAGTTGTACAACCTTCAGATGAGTTTGAGCCACCCGTGGACCTCTTGTTAGACATGGCAATTGAATATGGGATtattgatgctgatgatgatgcttcCACAGCCATGGTAGCAGCTATGGAGGGGGAAGATATGCATGCATCTCGCTTAGAGGATCTGGAAGACCAGTGCAGTTACCTTTATCAAAAGTTAATGGCTTCCACAGCAAGATCTCTGACTTTAGCATCCAGGTTAACTGCCCTGCACCAACACTATGGTTCaagtgatgaggatgaggatgaggaggatgaagatgatgatgatgatgacatggATGATGAATATGACAATCATGACTATGAAGAACTTGACAATAATGATATTCACAATTTTGATTCTGAGATTTTAAGTCCAGAACCTGAAAGTTCAGACACGGCATACATGAGTGAGGCAGACACAGGTTCAGCTGCCTCAGGCCTTGCTGGGAATCTCTCTGAGGAAGAGGGAGCCACAGCTGCAGGAAGTGCTGATGAAGCTTTTACTGCTATGGAAGAAGCTACGGATGTAGAAGGTGATCTTAGCAAGCGCCTTATTAATTTCTTgccaaaaaaaatagagattctTAATCAAGAGAACAAGAAGTTGCAGGAGCGATGTAGGTTGCTTCAGGAAGAGAAGACTGCTTCAGAGACTCACCTAACTGAGATGCTGGAGAGGGAGCAGAATCTCAGGCGTGTGCTGGAAGCAAAGCTGGAGCACTTGGGAAAAATTGTTGATGAACTCAAGCTTGAACGAAATGGCAAG ATCAGTGAAGTTGAGGAGGAGCTGAAGCAGAAGGTGGCTTCCCTCAATCAGCAGGAGCAAGAGTATGAATGTCTAAAGGAGGAAGTTGACACCTTGAAGGAACAGCTGGAAGAGCGAGGAAATCTGCTGCACATTGCTTCCAGCCGTGTTACTGAG cttgaaTCTACCCTAAAAGTACATGAGAAAAGCTCTGAAGAGACATTTAATTGCTTGAAACAGGCAGAAGAGCAG GTGAAGGAGTTGCAGATTACTCATAGTAAACAGAACCAAGAgcatgagaaaatgaagaaagaaatagagaccCTGACTGTACAACTTGCAGATCTCAGATTCCAGGTTTCCTCTAAAGATATGGAGTGTGATGCTGCAATCAAG GCAGACCAAGAAAAAACGGAGGctctcactgctgctgctttgcAAATCAATGAGCAAGAGGCTAAGATTAACCACTTGGAGCAACAGGCAACAACAGATAAGAAAGCTTGGCAAAATGAGGTGGAGAACTTGTTATCTAGGGAGACCAAGCTACAAGAAGACATCAAAGAAAGGAATCTTCATTGCTCTTCCATTGAAGAGAGGCTCCTGCAG GCTGAGGCAAAGCTGAAGGTGACACAGAACACTCTTACTGAGACCCAGGGTGAACTGAAGTCCACACAggacaactcaactcaactttCCAGTGACAATGAGCAGCTCagagaaaaaatattgcaaTTACTAAG GGAGAAGGATGCCCTGTGGCATGCTAATGTGCGTCTTGAGGCGGCAGCAGGTGGTAACCGCACCTGGATGGATAACAGCAGTGCCCAGAAGTGCCTTGGCTGTAGTGTGTCTTTCTCCTTGACACGCAGGCGTCACCACTGTCGCACCTGTGGACGTATCTTCTGTACTGGGTGTTCTGATAACTGGATCATGACCCCTGCATCCAG CAAGCGTGTAAGGGTATGCGATGACTGTTTCTCCGTCCAGGCTGAACTGGCAGCCATTGTTGCCACTGTTGCCAACACCACGTCATCATGGCATGGAA GTGATGAAACCTCAGAACAAAGTGCAACAGGAGTTCAGGCTTCTAGTAGTGCAAAGTCACTCCCCATCACTAACAGACAGCcaaatgatgatgattttgCAGTAATATCAGATGATGAAGTTCAAAGTTCCAGATTATCCTCCAGCCCCAGCAGTGGCTCTCCTCCAAGTAATCCTGAAGTTGTTCCAGAAACTCGGGCTACAGCAGACATcctcaccttttcctccctctcctctcaaccACCCACTGATTTTGAg GCTTGGGTGGGAGCAGGGTCAAGGTCACTGGTGCCTGTTGAGTTACCAGCTGGAGTTACACTTCAATGGAATTTCGTCTCTGAACCTAAA TGCATATCATTCTCCGTATTGCATCAACCTCCACCACTTAATAACCAAGAACCAGGAGATGAGGGAGTTTCAGTCAGTCAGCGAGTGTTGATTCCTACCACAAGGGTTGCTTCAACTCAAGGTTCTTCAGTAAGAGGTCGCTTAGTGACCAAACAGCCTGGAGTGTACACACTTGTGTTTGACAATGCTTCTTCAAG GTACACTGCTAAGAAAATAACTTACAGTCTCAGACTTCTTAAACAAAGTGGTGAAGATTCTATGTCTCAACATCCCTCTTCATCATCAGTCTCCCACCCATCACCTTGA